In a single window of the Dryobates pubescens isolate bDryPub1 chromosome Z, bDryPub1.pri, whole genome shotgun sequence genome:
- the LOC128899522 gene encoding inositol 1,4,5-trisphosphate receptor-interacting protein-like 1, with the protein MAATKLFALLLQGFILFSVKVHEKLDEAAWKRMEEREKEMNREMTRLMEEMERRSQPQWSLVPTILQQRSQEQSITTWGAVLFAAIAGVLVLLLWLCWWLRTRRRETDSVRSTSEISISSTVEGDEKETDAEDRSFAILSSHDRHLQWPVQKIISRSEVVKGLVDELLQVLRIHLSSTFMPVLQEAIGVGSSFEGWSPYEVDKVMYHILVPLKAPTGHKFWLQPLCGRCQIPAMVSHIHVELECSCGGQNSLCFLHSTKKQLRRIKKAPKVLDILCTRSYLDAAKVAEWFQDLVKKAWTALPRSHYKVNVLPYSQTTCLLQLKSDSGSSLIVEILFGVQQGDSDIFLSSLPAADSPSTVWTTNYLVAEKKFFSHMAKQVPQGSFHFKCLHLCTSILEGTDISLYMLKTVVMHLLNTTPVSGWCRQDCIIRLADIMNYLHRCLEQKQLNFFFFGNAEMPKEIILPPDFQTYKPANLLEHLVQDQAAHTKALRQFEEIQHRLMERLYQGVSKTRRASRVMQRAVPTTGIKWLPPVGPSRITTSGAFYPLSHRNFHCCAPILLTPNMLGRGGSGKAK; encoded by the exons ATGGCTGCTACAAAGCTCTTCGCTTTGCTTCTGCAAGGCTTTATCCTGTTCTCAGTGAAGGTTCACgagaagctggatgaggccgCATGGAAGCGCATGGAGGAGCGCGAGAAGGAGATGAACCGGGAGATGACTCGtctgatggaggagatggagaggagaagccaacCTCAGTGGAGCCTGGTGCCCACGATCCTGCAGCAGAGGtctcaggagcagagcatcacaacctggggagctgtgctctTTGCTGCCATTGCTGGAGTGCTAGTCCTCCTGCTTTGGCTCTGCTGGTGGCTCAGGACAAGGCGCCGTGAGACAGACTCAGTGCGCAGCACGAGTGAGATCTCAATCAGCAGCACAGTTGAGGGGGATGAGAAAGAAACTGATGCAGAAGACAGAAGTTTTGCCATCCTTTCATCCCATGACAGGCATCTCCAGTGGCCTGTGCAGAAAATAATCTCCAGGAGCGAGGTGGTAAAGGGCCTGGTGGATGAGCTCCTGCAGGTCTTGCGAATTCACCTGTCAAGTACTTTTatgccagtgctgcaggaggccaTTGGTGTGGGCAGCTCGTTTGAAGGATGGAGTCCCTATGAGGTTGATAAAGTTATGTACCACATACTTGTGCCCCTGAAGGCCCCCACTGGCCACAAGTTCTGGCTACAGCCACTGTGCGGCAGGTGCCAGATTCCAGCCATGGTCTCCCACATCCATGTGGAGCTGGAATGCAGCTGTGGGGGACAGAACAGTCTGTGCTTCCTCCACAGCActaagaagcagctgaggaggataAAGAAGGCACCCAAGGTCCTAGACATCCTCTGTACCCGCTCATACCTAGACGCGGCAAAAGTTGCAGAGTGGTTCCAGGATTTGGTGAAGAAAGCCTGGACGGCATTGCCTCGGTCACACTACAAGGTGAATGTGCTGCCCTACAGCCAGaccacctgcctgctgcagctgaaaagtGACTCTGGGAGTAGCCTCATTGTTGAGATCTTGTTTGGAGTGCAACAAGGTGACTCAGATATCTTCCTCAGCAGTCTTCCTGCAGCGGACAGCCCAAGCACCGTGTGGACAACGAACTACCTTGTGGCagagaagaagttcttcagccaCATGGCCAAACAGGTCCCACAAGGCAGCTTCCACTTCAAATGCCTTCATCTCTGCACCTCCATCCTGGAGGGCACGGACATTTCCCTCTATATGCTCAAGACAGTTGTCATGCACCTCCTCAACACCACACCCGTGTCAGGATGGTGCAGACAGGACTGCATCATACGCCTGGCAGATATCATGAACTACCTGCACCGCTGTCTGGAACAGAAGCAGCTCAACTTCTTCTTCTTTGGCAACGCTGAGATGCCCAAGGAGATCATTTTGCCTCCGGACTTCCAAACGTACAAACCAGCCAACCTCTTGGAGCACCTTGTgcaggatcaggctgcccataCCAAAGCATTGAGACAGTTTGAGGAGATTCAGCACAGGCTCATGGAGAGGCTGTACCAGGGGGTCTCCAAGACCAGACGAGCATCTAGAGTcatgcagagagctgtgcccaCCACAG GTATTAAATGGCTTCCTCCAGTGGGGCCTTCAAGGATCACTACCAGTGGGGCCTTCTACCCCCTGAGCCACAGGAATTTCCACTGCTGTGCACCCATACTCTTGACACCAAACATGCTTGGGAGAGGAGGATCTGGCAAAGCCAAGTGA
- the LOC128899521 gene encoding inositol 1,4,5-trisphosphate receptor-interacting protein-like 1, giving the protein MEIKPPENGHEPMEVNTGMTAPSEHRGAMEEDSLQNQPQAMPVDPSSSLISSFTGHYSTLAHAPRGPKSRRTAGGSPIPAKPLALNKEQRPLRRLLRRLLRWGLAVGPRQCNERRRCGPLETVGDGQRPWRPPNISGDHGSFGDSPASPPRLMGRGHGPSRVHVHSELSAWLPKAITNSFIKAMAATKLFALLLQGFILFSVKVHEKLDEAAWKRMEEREKEMNREMTRLMEEMERRSQPQWSLVPTILQQRPQEQSITTWGAVLFAAIAGVLVLLFWLCWWLRTRRRKTDSVRSTSEISISSTVEGDEKETDAEDRSFAILSSHDRHLQWPVQKIISRSEVVKGLVDELLQVLRIHLSSTFMPVLQEAIGVGSSFEGWSPYEVDKVMYHILVPLKAPTGHKFWLQPLCGRCQIPAMVSHIHVELECSCGGQNSLCFLHSTKKQLRRIKKAPKVLDILCTRSYLDAAKVAEWFQDLVKKAWTALPRSHYKVNVLPYSQTTCLLQLKSDSGSSLIVEILFGVQQGDSDIFLSSLPAADSPSTVWTTNYLVAEKKFFSHMAKQVPQGSFHFKCLHLCTSILEGTDISLYMLKTVVMHLLNTTPVSGWCRQDCIIRLADIMNYLHRCLEQKQLNFFFFGNAEMPKEIILPPDFQTYKPANLLEHLVQDQAAHTKALRQFEEIQHRLMERLYQGVSKTRRASRVMQRAVPPTGIKWLPPVGPSRITTSGAFYPLSHRNFYCCAPILLTPNMLGRGGSGKAK; this is encoded by the exons ATGGAAATCAAACCCCCAGAGAATGGCCATGAGCCCATGGAGGTGAACACAGGGATGACTGCACCTTCAGAGCATCGAGGGGCCATGGAGGAGGATTCCCTTCAAAACCAGCCCCAGGCAATGCCGGTGGATCCATCCTCCTCGCTCATATCTAGCTTCACAGGGCACTACTCCACCCTGGCTCATGCACCACGGGGCCCAAAGAGCCGGAGGACCGCCGGCGGCTCCCCGATACCCGCTAAGCCCCTGGCTCTAAACAAGGAGCAGCGGCCCCTCCGACGGCTCCTCCGACGGCT GCTACGCTGGGGCCTGGCCGTGGGGCCAAGGCAGTGCAACGAGCGACGCCGGTGCGGACCTCTGGAGACCGTcggagatgggcagaggccatgGAGACCGCCCAACATCTCTGGAGACCACGGCAGCTTTGGGGACTCCCCTGCATCACCACCCAGGTTAATGGGCCGTGGCCACGGGCCGAGCAGGGTGCATGTCCACAGCGAGCTCTCTGCTTGGCTACCAAAGGC TATAACCAATTCGTTCATCAAG GCCATGGCTGCTACAAAGCTCTTCGCTTTGCTTCTGCAAGGCTTTATCCTGTTCTCAGTGAAGGTTCACgagaagctggatgaggccgCATGGAAGCGCATGGAGGAGCGCGAGAAGGAGATGAACCGGGAGATGACTCGtctgatggaggagatggagaggagaagccaacCTCAGTGGAGCCTGGTGCCCACGATCCTGCAGCAGAGgcctcaggagcagagcatcacaacctggggagctgtgctctTTGCTGCCATTGCTGGAGTGCTAGTCCTCCTGTTTTGGCTCTGCTGGTGGCTCAGGACAAGGCGCCGTAAGACAGACTCAGTGCGCAGCACGAGTGAGATCTCAATCAGCAGCACAGTTGAGGGGGATGAGAAAGAAACTGATGCAGAAGACAGAAGTTTTGCCATCCTTTCATCCCATGACAGGCATCTCCAGTGGCCTGTGCAGAAAATAATCTCCAGGAGCGAGGTGGTAAAGGGCCTGGTGGATGAGCTCCTGCAGGTCTTGCGAATTCACCTGTCAAGTACTTTTatgccagtgctgcaggaggccaTTGGTGTGGGCAGCTCGTTTGAAGGATGGAGTCCCTATGAGGTTGATAAAGTTATGTACCACATACTTGTGCCCCTGAAGGCCCCCACTGGCCACAAGTTCTGGCTACAGCCACTGTGCGGCAGGTGCCAGATTCCAGCCATGGTCTCCCACATCCATGTGGAGCTGGAATGCAGCTGTGGGGGACAGAACAGTCTGTGCTTCCTCCACAGCActaagaagcagctgaggaggataAAGAAGGCACCCAAGGTCCTAGACATCCTCTGTACCCGCTCATACCTAGACGCGGCAAAAGTTGCAGAGTGGTTCCAGGATTTGGTGAAGAAAGCCTGGACGGCATTGCCTCGGTCACACTACAAGGTGAATGTGCTGCCCTACAGCCAGaccacctgcctgctgcagctgaaaagtGACTCTGGGAGTAGCCTCATTGTTGAGATCTTGTTTGGAGTGCAACAAGGTGACTCAGATATCTTCCTCAGCAGTCTTCCTGCAGCGGACAGCCCAAGCACCGTGTGGACAACGAACTACCTTGTGGCagagaagaagttcttcagccaCATGGCCAAACAGGTCCCACAAGGCAGCTTCCACTTCAAATGCCTTCATCTCTGCACCTCCATCCTGGAGGGCACGGACATTTCCCTCTATATGCTCAAGACAGTTGTCATGCACCTCCTCAACACCACACCCGTGTCAGGATGGTGCAGACAGGACTGCATCATACGCCTGGCAGATATCATGAACTACCTGCACCGCTGTCTGGAACAGAAGCAGCTCAACTTCTTCTTCTTTGGCAACGCTGAGATGCCCAAGGAGATCATTTTGCCTCCAGACTTCCAAACGTACAAACCAGCCAACCTCTTGGAGCACCTTGTgcaggatcaggctgcccataCCAAAGCATTGAGACAGTTTGAGGAGATTCAGCACAGGCTCATGGAGAGGCTGTACCAGGGGGTCTCCAAGACCAGACGAGCATCTAGAGTcatgcagagagctgtgcccCCCACAG GTATTAAATGGCTTCCTCCAGTGGGGCCTTCAAGGATCACTACCAGTGGGGCCTTCTACCCCCTGAGCCACAGGAATTTCTACTGCTGTGCACCCATACTCTTGACACCAAACATGCTTGGGAGAGGAGGATCTGGCAAAGCCAAGTGA